The Polaribacter sp. HaHaR_3_91 genomic sequence GTAGATGCTAGAAAAAAATATCGAAAATTAAGAGGAGATAAAATATAACACTCTAATTTTTTCAATAAAACATTTATACAAAATTACAATTACTAAGCATAATGTACATATACAACGTAACTATAAATATAGATGAAACCGTTCATAAAGAATGGCTTACATTTATGGAAACTCATATTTTAAAAGTCTTAAATACGGGTAGATTTACTGCAGCAAAACTAACTGAAGTTTTGGTAGAAGAAGAAATGGGTGGTAGAACTTATTCTATACAATATACAGCAAATACTAGAGAAGATTTAGACGATTATTATAAACACGAGGCAGAAACATTGCAACAGAAAAGTCTTCAAAAATTTGGAGATAAAATGTTAGCTTTTAGAACAGAATTAAAATTGATAAAAGAATTTTATCCTACAAATGTGATCAACTAATAATTAAACATGAAAAACTTTCTCTACATACACAGAAAGAAAGTTCCTTTAATTGGTATTTCGCTAATTTTAATAGGAGCTCTACTTGCCTACTTACAATGGGGCAAAGAACCTGGAGAAACAATTTCTGGAGTGTTTTGTGGACTAGGTTTTGGTTTAACAATAATAGGTCTTGGAGGCATTAAAAAACCCGATAAATTATGAGTGTAAAAGCAAAAAAACATTTAGGTCAGCATTTTTTAACAGATGAAACCATTGCACAAGATATTGCCAACGCATTAACAGGTAATGGGTATGATGATGTCTTAGAAATTGGTCCTGGAATGGGGGTTTTAACCAAATATTTATTACCAAAAAAAGCAAAGGTAACTGTCATGGAATTAGACAGAGAATCTGTTGCTTATTTGCATGAAACATTTCCTTTAGAACACATTAAATTAGACACTTCTAAAGAACATTTCGAAATAATTGAAGGCGATTTTTTAAAGAATCAAATCCAAGATATTTTCAATAAAAAGCAAGTAGCAATTATTGGTAATTTCCCTTATAATATTTCTACCCAAATTGTTTTTAAAGCCATTGAAAATAGAGAGTTTGTACCAGAATTTGCAGGTATGTTTCAAAAAGAAGTGGCTAAAAGAATTGCAGAAAAAGAAGGTAGCAAAGTGTACGGAATTTTATCGGTGTTAACCCAAGCCTTTTTTGATGTAGAATACCTATTTACAGTTCCGCCAACGGTATTTAATCCACCTCCAAAGGTAGATTCTGGTGTTATACGATTAATTCGTAAAAAAGATTATTCGTTACCTGTAGACGAAAAATTATTTTTTAGAGTTGTAAAAACAGCCTTTAATCAACGAAGAAAAATGCTTCGTTCTAGTTTAAAGTCTTTCAATATTTCGGATACCTTAAAAGAAGACCCTATCTTTGCGAAACGCCCAGAACAATTATCTGTTTCTGAGTTTATTTTACTTACGCAAAAATTGGCAGAAAATGACGTTCGAAATCACTGATGAATCTTTAGAAAACCTATCAGAACTTATCATTTCTAACAATGATAAAGAAATAACAGCATTATTTTCTGAAGTCCATTTTGCCGATATCGCAGAAGTTTTAGACGAAGTTAATTTTGATGAAGCTATCTATATTATCAAACTTTTAGATAGCGAAAAAACATCAGAAATACTTACCGAATTAGACGAAGATACT encodes the following:
- a CDS encoding DUF4286 family protein, producing MYIYNVTINIDETVHKEWLTFMETHILKVLNTGRFTAAKLTEVLVEEEMGGRTYSIQYTANTREDLDDYYKHEAETLQQKSLQKFGDKMLAFRTELKLIKEFYPTNVIN
- the rsmA gene encoding 16S rRNA (adenine(1518)-N(6)/adenine(1519)-N(6))-dimethyltransferase RsmA; its protein translation is MSVKAKKHLGQHFLTDETIAQDIANALTGNGYDDVLEIGPGMGVLTKYLLPKKAKVTVMELDRESVAYLHETFPLEHIKLDTSKEHFEIIEGDFLKNQIQDIFNKKQVAIIGNFPYNISTQIVFKAIENREFVPEFAGMFQKEVAKRIAEKEGSKVYGILSVLTQAFFDVEYLFTVPPTVFNPPPKVDSGVIRLIRKKDYSLPVDEKLFFRVVKTAFNQRRKMLRSSLKSFNISDTLKEDPIFAKRPEQLSVSEFILLTQKLAENDVRNH